GCGCCTCGGCGACGTCGGCGACCGCGAGGATCCGCGCGGGACGGTCGAGGTGCTCGCCGCGCAGGCCGCGGTAGTAGCCGGAGCCGTCCAGGCGTTCGTGGTGGGCGGCGGCGATGTGCGCGAGCTCCAGGAACGCGGGGATCCGCTGGAGGATCTGCAGCGACCACTCCGGATGGCGTCGCATCGCCGACCACTCGGCGTTCGTGAGCTTGCCGGGCTTGTCGAGGATCGCCGACGACACGCCGAGCTTGCCGACGTCGTGCAGCAGGCCCGCGCGGTGCAGGGCGCGCGCGTCGTCCGCGCCGAGACCCATCGTCCTGGCCAGGCCCGCGGCGATGCTCGCGACGCCGTCGCTGTGGCGCGCGGTGAACGGCGACTTGGCGTCGATCACGGTCGCGAAGCCCCTGGCGACGCGGTCGATCCGCTCGTCGTCGGCCAGGACGACGTGGTGCTCGGGCTCGACGGCGCCGACGTAGGGCTCGATCAGCGTGCCCCAGAACGCGCGCTCGTCCTCGAAGCTCGTCAGGACATCGACGAGCGCCGGGTCGAACCACGTGCCGCGGCGCTGGCGGGCGATCGCGCAGGCGGCGCTCGCGCCGCCGCCGTCGGCCCAGAAGACCGCGGCGCACTGCGCCAGCGCCAGCACGCGCGCAAGCACGGAGATGTCCTCACCGGCGAGGCCGGTGGGCGCGCCGCGCCCGTCCCAGCGCTCGTCGATGTGGAGGATCGCGACCGCCGCGTCCTCCTCCAGCCCGACGGCACGGGCGACGGCGGCGCCGCGGTCGCAGCGCAGCTCGACGATCCCGCGCGAGCCCTCGCGGCCGACGCTCAGGATCCGGGCGATCGCGCGGGCGCGCCGCCACGGCGAGCGGCCGAGGGCGACGGTCCGGACGAGGTGGGCGAGCGCGTCGGGCGTGTCGGCGAAGTCGACGCGACGGCGGTGGGACTTCGCGATCGTGTCGTCGCCGTCGTAGAGGTGGGCGACGCGCGCGGCGGTCGAGGAGCAGCCGGCGTCCTTGAGCAGGGCGGCGTAGAAGAGGGTGGAGCGCGCGTCGGCGTCCAGTCCGGCGCGCGCTGCGATCTCCATCGCGATCAGGCACGTGCGTTCGGCGTGCCCGCGCGGCTGGCCGCCCGTGATGTCCAGGGCGTGCGACAGCGCCCCAACGACATCGGACAGCCTGATCTCCACTCACCGATGATCGGCGCTCCGCGCCGCCGGTCCCATCACTCGATCGGGGGAGAACGGGCGTTAAGCGGCCAACGGTGGCGCGCTCGCGGTCACCGTCTCGCTCAGCCATCCGTCCAGGACGGCGGGCAGGCGGGCGACGACGCCGGCGTCGAGGGCGTGCGGCGCGTCGCCTTCGATGATGTCCAGGACGCGCTCCAGCGGCAGCGGCGCGCGGTACGGGCGGTCGGCGGTGAGCGCCTCGGCGATGTCGGCGACGGCGAGGATCCGGGCTTCGATCGTCAGGTCGCGCGCGGTCAGGCCGCGGCCGTAGCCGGAGCCGTCGAGCTTCTCGTGGTGGTTGGCGGCGACCTCGGCGAGGCCCGCGAAGGCGGGGATGCGCTGGAGGATCTCCAGCGTCCAGGTGGGGTGGCGGCGGACCGCGGCCCACTCGTCGGCGTCGAGCTTGCCGGGCTTGTCGAGGATCCGGTTGGAGACGCCGAGCTTGCCGATGTCGTGCAGGAGCCCGGCGCGGCGCAGCTCGCGCTGGTCGGCGGCGTCGAAGCCGAGCGCGGCGGCGAGGCGCACCGCGATCTCCGCGACGCCCTCGGAGTGGCGGGCGGTGTAGGGCGTCTTGGCGTCGACGATCCCGGCGAAGGCGAACGCGATCCGGTCCAGACCGGCGCCGTCGGTGTGCAGCAGGCGGTCGGAGGGCTCCAGCGTCGCGACGCGCGGCTGGTCGAGCGTGGCCCAGAAGGCGAGGTCGGACTCGGCCGCGGTGAGCGCGTCGACGAGCGCCGGGTCGAACCAGGTGCCGCGGCGCTCGCGCGCGACGCCGCACGCCGCGGCCGCGCCGCCGCCGTCCTGCCAGAAGACCTCGACGGTCTGGGCGAGGCAGAGGATCCGGCCGCAGAGGCTGATGGCCTCGCCCTCCAGCGCGTGCGGGTAGCCACGGCCGTCCCAGTGCTCGTCGAGGTCGCGGATCGCCTGCTCGGCGTCGACGGAGAGGCCGACGTGGCGTGCGACCATCGCGCCGCGCTCGCAGCGCAGCTCGGTGAGGGCCCGCGACCCGCTGGACCCGTGCTGGACGAGGCGCCTGAGGCCCTTCGCCTTGGCGATCGGCCCCTCGCCGGGGGCCGTGGCGCGGACGAGGTGGCGGATCGACTGGCCCGGCTGCAGGTGGTCGGTGACCTTGCGGTCGCGCTTGACGTCCGCGTCGTCGGCGCCGTAGAGGTGCGCGACCTTGGCGGCGTTCGAGGAGCAGCCCGCGTCCTTCAGGAGCGCAGCGTGGAAGAGCGATGAGCGAGTCTGAGCGTCGAGGCCGATCTGCTGCGCGACGCGCATCGCGATCAGGCACGTCCGCTCGGCATGCCCACGCGGCTGCCCCTCGGTGATGTCGAGCGCGTGCGAGAGCGCCGCAAGCACCTCTGAGAGCCGGACGTCCATGTCCCCAGAGGTGGTCGGCGCGCCGGGCCGCCGTGCCCAGGCGTTCCGGACGGATGGCCTAGGCGGCGGCCGCGACGCCGCCGCACACCGGACAGCCGGGCTCCAGCGGGACGTCCTCGCGCGTGACGGCGAGCGTCGTCAGGTCGATCATGAAGGCCCGCGCCTCGCAGGTGCGGGGGTAGAGGCCGGTGACGTGGGCGATCACCTCGTTGGCGGCCAACGAGCCGATGATCCCGCAGGACGGCGCGAACGTCGCCGCCGGTGAGTTCTCCGGGGTCGCCGCGATCCCGCGGTCGAAGTAGGGGTACTTGCGCCGGTAGGCCGCGTTCTGGCATTCCGGGCAGCCGGTCGTCCCGGGGATGTACGTCGGCCCGACGCGCACCACCGGCGGGAACACGCCCATCGTCATGTACGGGACGCCCTCCGCGAAGCAGGCCTGGCCGATCCAGTCGGAGGTGTGCCCCGCCGGCCAGTCGATCGCGCCGATCAGGAAGTCCGGCCTGACGTCGGCCACGACCTCGCGGATGTCCTGCGCCGACTTCATCCGGCGCGGGATGCCGACGAACTCCGTGCGCTCGTTGAGGCGACCGAGCCGCTCGTGGGCCGCGTCGACCTTGAGGCGGCCGACGTCGTCCTGGTTGTAGAGGATCTGGCGGGCGAGGTTGTGGATCTCGACGGCGTCGTGGTCGACGCCGACGATCTTGCCGATGCCGCACGCCGTGAGCATCGTGGCGGTCAGGCCGCCGAGGCCGCCCATGCCGAGGCAGAGCACCGTCGCCTCCTCGAGCTTCCGGTGAGCGGCCGCACGGGACTCGCCCGGCTTGGTGAGGTCGCCGAAGAAGCGCAGCTGGCGGTCGTACCGCTCCAGGCTGCCGGCGTCGAGGTGGACCTCGTCCTGTGCGGCGTCATCGATGAGGCCGCCGGCGGTCATCGCCGCCAGCGCCTCGTCGAGATCGGCGGCGCTGAGCGACGGGGCGGAACCCGCGCGCAGCGCCGCCAGGATCTCTGCGCGACCCCGCGTGCCGTCGAGCTGCGTGAGCAGCTCGACGAGCACGGTGGGGTCGCCCTCGAGCGCGACGTCACCATCAGGGTGACCGCCGCGCATGAGCACGACGCGATCGCGGTCTGGCAGCAGCTCGATCGTCTGCTTCAGCCGCGGGCGTTCCCGGTCCTGGCCGTAACGGGGGGCGGTCAGGATCGGCGAACGAGCGCCTAGCCCTGCTTGACGTAGCCCGCGACGGGCATCGTCGGCTCCTCGATCGGCGTGATCTTGATCATGAACGTTCCTCCTTTCTGCATGCATCGGGGTCATGGAAGTCGTGCGAGGTAGACGCGCTTGATGTGCTGCGTCTCGTCGGGGGCGCCGCCGAGCGGGCCCTCGTTGAACGCGCCGCGGACGTCGATGAGCTCGAGGCCGGCGTCTTCGAGCGCGGCGACCATCGCGTCGTGGGTGTGAAGGTGCTGGACGTGGTGGCTGACCGTGCGCTCCCAGACCGTCGGGTCGTGCGGGTCTCGCACGAAGGCGTGGAGGTCGGACCGCTGCGTCGGCTCGCCCGGGTCGGTCAGCGGCTGGAAGACGAAGAAGACGTCCTCGGTCTCCGAGACGGCTGGGGCCACGCAGTAGGTCGTGTAGAGCAGCGGCGTGTTGGCGTCGAAGAGCAGGAGCCCGCCTGAGCGCATCCGGCCGGCCAAACTGGTCACCGCCGCGCCGAGCGATTCGGGCTCGACGTAGTTGAGAACGTCGTTGAACGCTGTCACGAGGTCCACTTCTGGGCCAACTGGCAACGGTTCGGGGAGCGCCGACACGCCCAGTTGGACATCGTCGCCGAGCCGGGCCCGCGCCCGGTCGAGCATGGCCGGCGAGGGGTCGACCCCTGACGCCTCGAAGCCGGCGGCGATCAGCGCCTCGGTGGAGGTCCCGGTGCCGCATCCGACGTCGAGCGCGAGCCCGCCGTTGAGCCCGTGCTCGGCGGCGAGGTCGAGCAGACCGGCGAGCCAGCGCGGGTAGTCGGGGGCCTTCCGGTAGGCGTCGTAATGCGGAGCGAGCGGGTCATACGTAGCCGCGGACGTTTCTTTTCCCGCAGAAGCGCAGGTGCCGAGCAGGGTCATGTCATGTCCAGACCCTCAAAGCGCTCAAAAGCGTTTCATCCGATTTCAAATTCCCTGACAGCCGGCATGCCGGACTGGGAGCTGATGCACCGGCTGTGCCTCCGCGAGGCCCGCCGGATCGCGCCGCCGACCGACGCCGCGGACATCGCCCAGGAGGCGCTGATCCGGGCGTGGAAGAGCCTTCAGACCACTCAGGCGCCGGACCACCTGGGCGCCTGGCTGCGCACGATCGTGCGCCGCGAGGCGATGCGGTACCGGGCCAGGAACGGCGTCTTCATCGGGCTCGATGACCACGGCGAGCTGACCGATCAGGGGGCGTCGAAGCGCCTCGAAGTGCTCGATCTCCAGGTCGACGTGCGTCGAGCCGTTAGCAGTCTGACCCCCGATGACCGTAAGCTGTTGGCCTTGCGGTACGTCGACGACCTCACGCAGCCTGCCGTCGCCAGCGCACTCGGGATCCCCGAGGGCACGGCGAAGGTGCGCCTGCACCGGGCTCGCGGACGTCTGCAAAAGGTCCTGTCACAGCACGACGGCCGGGAGCGCCGATGAGCAAGAGCACCATGGCCGACGGACGTCGGTCGAAGTCCAAGAAGGCCGATGTGCACGAGCTGAGCAGCAACATCGTCAAGGCGCTGTCGCACCCGCTCCGGCTTCGCATCCTGGCCCGCCTCAACGAGGGCGTCGCCAGCCCGAACGAGATGGCCAAGGAGTTCGGCGAGTCGCTGCCGCTGGTCAGCTACCACGTCCGGATCCTGCGCGAGCTCGAGTGCATCGAGCTCGTGAAGACCACGCCGCGGCGTGGCGCGATCGAGCACCACTACCGCGCGCTGACTCGCGCGGTCCTGGACGACAGCTCGTGGGCGCAGATGCCCGGGAGCGCGCGCAGGGCGGTCACGACCATCGCCCTCGACGGCGCTTTCGCCGACATCCGCGAGTCGATCGAGGCCGACACGTTCGACGCGCGTCTCGACCGACATCACTCCTACTCGCCACTGCTCCTCGACGAGCAGGCCTGGGCGCAGCTCAACGAGAAGCTCATGGAGGTGCTCGACTGGGCGCTGGAGGAGCAGTCGAGGGCTGCGGTCCGCATCGCCGAGGAAGGCGCTGAGGACATGCGGGCGCGGCTGCTGATGCTCACGTACACGGCCGCACCGAAGGGCGCGGCGAAGCCGGCGAGGCCTTCGCGCAGTAAGCGCTAGGCGAACCGGTAGGGTTCGCCGCGTGCGAACCAATCGTCAGTTTGTGACGGCGGGCGTGCTGTGTGGCACGCTCGCCGTTTTCATGTCCGCTTGTGGTGGACAGTCCAAGAATGCTAAGGACTCCACAGCGAAGACGGAGTCTTCAGCTCAGGGCAACGTCGAGCACGGTGGCACCTTGACCATGTTGGCCTCTTCGGATCTCGATTACCTGGATCCCGGGCGGACCTACTACCAGATGGGCGTCGTCGTCGCCCAGGCCACGCAGCGCCCGCTCTACCGGTTCGCGCCGGACGACGTCTCGAAGAGGCTGCCGGACATGGCGGCCTCGGCGCCGCAGGTCTCCGCCGACGGGCGCACGGTCACCGTGCACCTGCGCCACGGCGTGAAGTTCTCGCCGCCGGTCAACCGCGAGGTCACGTCGGCCGACGTCAAGTACGCGTTCGACCGGATCTTCAGCGCCAACGTGGCCGCGCCGTACTCGTCGTACTTCCGGCAGCTGGAGGGCGCGCCGGCGACGCCCACCAAGGGCGTCAAGTCGGTCTCGGGCGTCACGACGCCGGACAAGTACACGGTCGTCTTCAAGCTCAAGCCCAACAGCGCGCCGGCGTTCGTGGGCGCGCTCGTGCTGCCGGTCAGCGCGCCGGTGCCG
The sequence above is a segment of the Conexibacter woesei Iso977N genome. Coding sequences within it:
- a CDS encoding HD-GYP domain-containing protein, with protein sequence MEIRLSDVVGALSHALDITGGQPRGHAERTCLIAMEIAARAGLDADARSTLFYAALLKDAGCSSTAARVAHLYDGDDTIAKSHRRRVDFADTPDALAHLVRTVALGRSPWRRARAIARILSVGREGSRGIVELRCDRGAAVARAVGLEEDAAVAILHIDERWDGRGAPTGLAGEDISVLARVLALAQCAAVFWADGGGASAACAIARQRRGTWFDPALVDVLTSFEDERAFWGTLIEPYVGAVEPEHHVVLADDERIDRVARGFATVIDAKSPFTARHSDGVASIAAGLARTMGLGADDARALHRAGLLHDVGKLGVSSAILDKPGKLTNAEWSAMRRHPEWSLQILQRIPAFLELAHIAAAHHERLDGSGYYRGLRGEHLDRPARILAVADVAEALSSDRPYREALGPDEVLGIMRRDAGTALDAEAFAALEELLPAWSAAQQQQAAPPSTAIAA
- a CDS encoding HD-GYP domain-containing protein; the protein is MDVRLSEVLAALSHALDITEGQPRGHAERTCLIAMRVAQQIGLDAQTRSSLFHAALLKDAGCSSNAAKVAHLYGADDADVKRDRKVTDHLQPGQSIRHLVRATAPGEGPIAKAKGLRRLVQHGSSGSRALTELRCERGAMVARHVGLSVDAEQAIRDLDEHWDGRGYPHALEGEAISLCGRILCLAQTVEVFWQDGGGAAAACGVARERRGTWFDPALVDALTAAESDLAFWATLDQPRVATLEPSDRLLHTDGAGLDRIAFAFAGIVDAKTPYTARHSEGVAEIAVRLAAALGFDAADQRELRRAGLLHDIGKLGVSNRILDKPGKLDADEWAAVRRHPTWTLEILQRIPAFAGLAEVAANHHEKLDGSGYGRGLTARDLTIEARILAVADIAEALTADRPYRAPLPLERVLDIIEGDAPHALDAGVVARLPAVLDGWLSETVTASAPPLAA
- a CDS encoding TOMM precursor leader peptide-binding protein, which gives rise to MRGGHPDGDVALEGDPTVLVELLTQLDGTRGRAEILAALRAGSAPSLSAADLDEALAAMTAGGLIDDAAQDEVHLDAGSLERYDRQLRFFGDLTKPGESRAAAHRKLEEATVLCLGMGGLGGLTATMLTACGIGKIVGVDHDAVEIHNLARQILYNQDDVGRLKVDAAHERLGRLNERTEFVGIPRRMKSAQDIREVVADVRPDFLIGAIDWPAGHTSDWIGQACFAEGVPYMTMGVFPPVVRVGPTYIPGTTGCPECQNAAYRRKYPYFDRGIAATPENSPAATFAPSCGIIGSLAANEVIAHVTGLYPRTCEARAFMIDLTTLAVTREDVPLEPGCPVCGGVAAAA
- a CDS encoding class I SAM-dependent DNA methyltransferase; its protein translation is MTLLGTCASAGKETSAATYDPLAPHYDAYRKAPDYPRWLAGLLDLAAEHGLNGGLALDVGCGTGTSTEALIAAGFEASGVDPSPAMLDRARARLGDDVQLGVSALPEPLPVGPEVDLVTAFNDVLNYVEPESLGAAVTSLAGRMRSGGLLLFDANTPLLYTTYCVAPAVSETEDVFFVFQPLTDPGEPTQRSDLHAFVRDPHDPTVWERTVSHHVQHLHTHDAMVAALEDAGLELIDVRGAFNEGPLGGAPDETQHIKRVYLARLP
- a CDS encoding RNA polymerase sigma factor — protein: MPDWELMHRLCLREARRIAPPTDAADIAQEALIRAWKSLQTTQAPDHLGAWLRTIVRREAMRYRARNGVFIGLDDHGELTDQGASKRLEVLDLQVDVRRAVSSLTPDDRKLLALRYVDDLTQPAVASALGIPEGTAKVRLHRARGRLQKVLSQHDGRERR
- a CDS encoding helix-turn-helix domain-containing protein; its protein translation is MADGRRSKSKKADVHELSSNIVKALSHPLRLRILARLNEGVASPNEMAKEFGESLPLVSYHVRILRELECIELVKTTPRRGAIEHHYRALTRAVLDDSSWAQMPGSARRAVTTIALDGAFADIRESIEADTFDARLDRHHSYSPLLLDEQAWAQLNEKLMEVLDWALEEQSRAAVRIAEEGAEDMRARLLMLTYTAAPKGAAKPARPSRSKR